One segment of Schistocerca cancellata isolate TAMUIC-IGC-003103 chromosome 2, iqSchCanc2.1, whole genome shotgun sequence DNA contains the following:
- the LOC126152877 gene encoding gustatory receptor 68a-like codes for MRLLNCSRVIWPFACSTIFMLKDLKLFLEALKYFDGRLQYRKQKRGKLVGLLLCCVSIALRTVEFSLATVYLRRYPENTRILLWILYTLFGGLESLVLLQIATLVLELRERFRVINDCILTAATRHGDKHFSRILLGYVRPSAVVSQLEVYRLHHAHAVLQRAAELLQRHFGVTLVLHVTAAFSALIYGAYEFLVMWVAPEKSHATVVSTSKVSVATWLTSHLLNLVAVVLSCSATVDEAERTRDLVVRVATLRGRPFLSAGMEPLLMQVLTSRPLSFKAAGFLTIDRRLLVSAFCATITYLVILAQISLN; via the coding sequence ATGAGACTACTCAACTGTTCAAGAGTAATCTGGCCATTTGCATGTAGTACAATTTTTATGTTGAAAGACCTGAAATTGTTTCTTGAAGCTCTCAAGTACTTCGATGGACGTTTACAGTACAGAAAGCAGAAAAGAGGAAAACTCGTCGGCTTACTTTTGTGCTGTGTTTCCATTGCTCTAAGAACGGTAGAATTCTCTTTGGCTACAGTTTATCTTCGCCGATACCCTGAGAATACACGCATACTACTGTGGATACTGTATACATTATTTGGAGGCCTGGAATCCCTCGTCCTGCTGCAGATCGCCACACTTGTACTCGAACTGCGCGAGAGATTTCGTGTAATCAACGACTGTATCCTCACGGCGGCCACTCGTCACGGCGACAAGCACTTTTCGCGCATCCTCCTGGGCTACGTTCGACCATCGGCGGTGGTATCCCAGCTCGAGGTTTACCGGCTGCACCACGCACACGCAGTTCTCCAGCGGGCAGCAGAACTTCTCCAGCGCCACTTCGGCGTCACCTTGGTCCTTCACGTGACGGCAGCATTCTCCGCTCTTATATACGGCGCGTACGAGTTCCTGGTGATGTGGGTGGCGCCAGAGAAGAGCCACGCCACCGTGGTCAGCACTTCCAAGGTGTCGGTGGCTACGTGGCTGACGTCACACCTGCTGAACCTGGTGGCCGTGGTGCTCTCCTGCTCGGCGACGGTGGACGAGGCAGAGCGCACGCGCGACCTGGTGGTGAGGGTCGCCACGCTGCGGGGGCGCCCGTTTCTCAGCGCGGGGATGGAGCCGCTGCTGATGCAGGTGCTGACCTCTCGCCCGCTGTCGTTCAAGGCTGCCGGTTTCCTCACCATCGACCGCCGTCTGCTGGTGTCCGCTTTCTGCGCCACCATCACATACTTAGTCATATTAGCTCAGATTTCCCTCAATTAA